Proteins from one Bos indicus x Bos taurus breed Angus x Brahman F1 hybrid chromosome 19, Bos_hybrid_MaternalHap_v2.0, whole genome shotgun sequence genomic window:
- the SLFN12 gene encoding schlafen family member 12 isoform X2 — protein MAPEKMTICIVLDANYPELVLDVGKVTLGEKNRKKMKDSQLRKKQNESLSKCVITLLNSGGGISKIEIENEDYSYEKDGIGLDLEHSLADMVPIVHKYFDFMKQGKYFLIFVKSWSSKIPGMKIATLSSNLYKRDITSVNVMNATVALEFLKDRVETRERFSLTSKSSSKRCREETEESSTKALASDFFNRTQLRYREKLTFTESTYVEIKDFSTQKLLQRIKEILPQYVSAFANTRGGYLFVGLSEKKQEVIGFKAEKSDLDKIEREIEKCISELPVYHFCMEKKKINYLCKFLEVYDEESLCGYVCMLKIEPFCCAVFAKKPDSWHVKDNQVKQLSVEEWVQLMMDPEPVPSEKVTYIPEILYKRLFSQHEGVAQLICKEMGSVHQGTLIFSKSWSLDLDLQENQSVICDALLISQDRPPVLYTFLRELNEELKGYSIQTALTLKKKLVKIGGYTGKVCVMTKIYCSEESSTLTEGSARLLHDSSLSATYPKSYTLITSQTMNDLKKALFIVLKSLGTLSDKFDSEIFQHLLSNQHGLLSEE, from the exons ATGGCTCCTGAGAAAATGACCATCTGTATTGTTTTGGACGCTAACTACCCAGAGCTGGTTCTAGATGTGGGAAAAGTCACTTTGGGggagaagaatagaaaaaaaatgaaagattctCAACTGAGAAAAAAGCAGAATGAAAGCCTCTCAAAATGTGTGATTACTTTGCTGAATTCTGGAGGGGGAATAAGCAAGATTGAAATTGAGAATGAAGATTATAGTTATGAAAAAGATGGAATAGGATTAGATTTGGAACATTCTTTAGCCGATATGGTTCCAATTGTTCATAAATACTTTGACTTTATGAAACAaggtaaatattttctgatttttgtcaAATCGTGGAGCTCCAAAATCCCTGGGATGAAGATTGCCACCTTGAGTTCCAATTTGTACAAAAGAGATATAACCTCTGTAAATGTCATGAATGCTACCGTGGCACTGGAATTCCTCAAAGACAGGGTAGAAACTAGAGAGAGATTTTCTTTAACGTCAAAATCATCTTCAAAGAGGTGCcgagaagaaacagaagaaagtaGCACAAAAGCCTTggcttctgatttttttaataggACGCAACTCAGGTATAGAGAAAAACTCACCTTCACTGAATCCacatatgtggaaattaaagaCTTCTCAACACAAAAGCTGTTGCAACGCATTAAAGAGATTCTCCCTCAATATGTTTCAGCGTTTGCAAATACTCGTGGGGGATATTTGTTTGTTGGTTTAAGTGAGAAAAAACAAGAAGTAATTGGCTTTAAAGCAGAGAAGAGTGACCTTGACAagatagaaagagaaatagaaaaatgcatCAGCGAGTTGCCTGTCTATCACTTCTGTATGGAGAAGAAGAAGATCAATTATTTATGCAAATTCCTTGAGGTATACGATGAAGAAAGTCTTTGTGGATATGTCTGTATGCTCAAAATAGAGCCATTCTGTTGTGCAGTGTTTGCCAAAAAGCCGGATTCCTGGCATGTGAAAGACAATCAAGTGAAGCAGCTGTCCGTGGAGGAGTGGGTGCAGTTAATGATGGATCCTGAACCAG TGCCATCAGAAAAGGTGACATATATCCCAGAAATCCTCTACAAGAGACTGTTCTCACAACATGAAGGAGTTGCACAGTTGATATGTAAAGAGATGGGCTCTGTTCATCAAGGTACATTGATCTTTTCTAAGAGTTGGTCTTTGGATCTGGACTTGCAAGAGAACCAGAGCGTCATCTGTGATGCACTGCTAATTTCCCAGGACCGTCCACCAGTCTTATACACCTTCCTCAGGGAACTGAATGAGGAACTAAAAGGCTATTCTATACAAACTGCCTTAACTTTAAAGAAGAAACTGGTAAAAATTGGTGGCTACACTGGGAAAGTGTGTGTCATGACAAAGATCTACTGCAGTGAAGAATCTTCTACATTAACTGAAGGCAGTGCGAGACTTCTTCATGATTCAAGCTTATCTGCCACCTACCCTAAGTCCTACACCCTCATAACCAGTCAAACAATGAACGATTTAAAGAAGGCCCTTTTCATAGTCTTGAAGAGTCTTGGAACTTTAAGTGATAAATTTGATTCTGAGATTTTTCAACACCTCTTGAGCAATCAGCATGGATTACTTTCTGAGGAATGA
- the SLFN12 gene encoding schlafen family member 12 isoform X1 encodes MAPEKMTICIVLDANYPELVLDVGKVTLGEKNRKKMKDSQLRKKQNESLSKCVITLLNSGGGISKIEIENEDYSYEKDGIGLDLEHSLADMVPIVHKYFDFMKQGKYFLIFVKSWSSKIPGMKIATLSSNLYKRDITSVNVMNATVALEFLKDRVETRERFSLTSKSSSKRCREETEESSTKALASDFFNRTQLRYREKLTFTESTYVEIKDFSTQKLLQRIKEILPQYVSAFANTRGGYLFVGLSEKKQEVIGFKAEKSDLDKIEREIEKCISELPVYHFCMEKKKINYLCKFLEVYDEESLCGYVCMLKIEPFCCAVFAKKPDSWHVKDNQVKQLSVEEWVQLMMDPEPDFPRLFEEMNFQRSMLSPIPHDWSVDKVPSEKVTYIPEILYKRLFSQHEGVAQLICKEMGSVHQGTLIFSKSWSLDLDLQENQSVICDALLISQDRPPVLYTFLRELNEELKGYSIQTALTLKKKLVKIGGYTGKVCVMTKIYCSEESSTLTEGSARLLHDSSLSATYPKSYTLITSQTMNDLKKALFIVLKSLGTLSDKFDSEIFQHLLSNQHGLLSEE; translated from the exons ATGGCTCCTGAGAAAATGACCATCTGTATTGTTTTGGACGCTAACTACCCAGAGCTGGTTCTAGATGTGGGAAAAGTCACTTTGGGggagaagaatagaaaaaaaatgaaagattctCAACTGAGAAAAAAGCAGAATGAAAGCCTCTCAAAATGTGTGATTACTTTGCTGAATTCTGGAGGGGGAATAAGCAAGATTGAAATTGAGAATGAAGATTATAGTTATGAAAAAGATGGAATAGGATTAGATTTGGAACATTCTTTAGCCGATATGGTTCCAATTGTTCATAAATACTTTGACTTTATGAAACAaggtaaatattttctgatttttgtcaAATCGTGGAGCTCCAAAATCCCTGGGATGAAGATTGCCACCTTGAGTTCCAATTTGTACAAAAGAGATATAACCTCTGTAAATGTCATGAATGCTACCGTGGCACTGGAATTCCTCAAAGACAGGGTAGAAACTAGAGAGAGATTTTCTTTAACGTCAAAATCATCTTCAAAGAGGTGCcgagaagaaacagaagaaagtaGCACAAAAGCCTTggcttctgatttttttaataggACGCAACTCAGGTATAGAGAAAAACTCACCTTCACTGAATCCacatatgtggaaattaaagaCTTCTCAACACAAAAGCTGTTGCAACGCATTAAAGAGATTCTCCCTCAATATGTTTCAGCGTTTGCAAATACTCGTGGGGGATATTTGTTTGTTGGTTTAAGTGAGAAAAAACAAGAAGTAATTGGCTTTAAAGCAGAGAAGAGTGACCTTGACAagatagaaagagaaatagaaaaatgcatCAGCGAGTTGCCTGTCTATCACTTCTGTATGGAGAAGAAGAAGATCAATTATTTATGCAAATTCCTTGAGGTATACGATGAAGAAAGTCTTTGTGGATATGTCTGTATGCTCAAAATAGAGCCATTCTGTTGTGCAGTGTTTGCCAAAAAGCCGGATTCCTGGCATGTGAAAGACAATCAAGTGAAGCAGCTGTCCGTGGAGGAGTGGGTGCAGTTAATGATGGATCCTGAACCAG attttcccAGGTTGTTTGAAGAGATGAACTTTCAACGAAGTATGTTATCACCAATTCCCCATGATTGGTCTGTTGATAAAG TGCCATCAGAAAAGGTGACATATATCCCAGAAATCCTCTACAAGAGACTGTTCTCACAACATGAAGGAGTTGCACAGTTGATATGTAAAGAGATGGGCTCTGTTCATCAAGGTACATTGATCTTTTCTAAGAGTTGGTCTTTGGATCTGGACTTGCAAGAGAACCAGAGCGTCATCTGTGATGCACTGCTAATTTCCCAGGACCGTCCACCAGTCTTATACACCTTCCTCAGGGAACTGAATGAGGAACTAAAAGGCTATTCTATACAAACTGCCTTAACTTTAAAGAAGAAACTGGTAAAAATTGGTGGCTACACTGGGAAAGTGTGTGTCATGACAAAGATCTACTGCAGTGAAGAATCTTCTACATTAACTGAAGGCAGTGCGAGACTTCTTCATGATTCAAGCTTATCTGCCACCTACCCTAAGTCCTACACCCTCATAACCAGTCAAACAATGAACGATTTAAAGAAGGCCCTTTTCATAGTCTTGAAGAGTCTTGGAACTTTAAGTGATAAATTTGATTCTGAGATTTTTCAACACCTCTTGAGCAATCAGCATGGATTACTTTCTGAGGAATGA